A part of Curtobacterium sp. MCLR17_036 genomic DNA contains:
- a CDS encoding type ISP restriction/modification enzyme, which produces MTSIHDLLAEYAQIAPDTRTKGRLFERLTKVFLTTDPTWTARFDEVWLWQDWPGRDGKPDTGIDLVARERHGGGWCAIQCKFYAPTSTIQKGDLDSFFTASGKHPFTSRIVVATAPLGKNAQDAMVGQGLPSNQIPIDEFDQSDIDWSTYSFDKPDEVAPPKKKQLRPHQQEALDAVRSGFADHDRGKLIMACGTGKTFTSLRIAEDVAGAGGSVLFLVPSIALLSQTLKEWSAERAMDMRAFAVCSDSKVGRVSEDFTVADLAYPATTNTAQLLTEVAKSSAPDGLTVFFSTYQSIDVIAKAQAEGLAPFDLVICDEAHRTAGFIRQGAEESAFLRVHSDDSIQTQARLYMTATPKIYAESARSQADENAAVLYSMDDEAVFGPVFHRLGFGEAVERDLLTDYRVLVLTIDEDSIGSAFQETFAADGELNIPDAARIVGIYNGLAKRGVQGIDTTAPNAHKPLRRAVAFSRSIADSKTVRGYLNGYDGVDGVRADSLAGARIDRDADGDEQTFRLEADHVDGGMNILERNQKLDWLKADTAGENVCRILTNARCLSEGVDVPSLDAVIFLNSRDSPVDVVQSVGRVMRKAPGKDYGYIVLPIAVPAGQSPEQALNDNTKFKVVWDVLRALRAHDERFEAKIEQIDLNGRTDTGPVIGTHYDDHDLPEPAPGTATPETSQIPLDMSVLGADWQNAIYARIVDKVGERDYWENWAKDVADIAGRQIARITSLVDGSNESLRTEFTRFVKGLQDNLNPGVSEPQAIEMLSQHLITQPVFDALFAGHAFSDHNPVSQVMQRMVDALEEQNLTTETSDLAGFYAGVQRTVAGITDASGRQTIIKRLYEKFFTGAFRGTSERLGIVYTPNEIVDFILRSADRLSRDHFGAGLTDHGVHVLDPFTGTGTFIVRLLQSGLITPSDLAHKYRHELHANEIVLLAYYVAAVNIEATYNGLQGGEYVPFPGVVLTDTFQTAEDDDTYDDQGVFGDNNERVKQQNALDIRIIVGNPPYSSGQDSANDNNQNLKYPYLDKRIATTYAARSTGQNKNSLYDSYIRAIRWASDRIKDHGIVAYVTNGGFLDGNTAAGLRLALQDEFTELYILNLRGNTRTSGEQALREGGQTFGPGSRATIVISLLVKNPDRPSSRTIHYRDIGDYLTRDDKLGLLEQYGDSDGVPWRQITPNKHGDWINQRNDAFAAFTAIGDRKAPETAIFRSFSAGLQTNRDAWVYNSSEPALRGNVTSMIDAYNAELDRWQRAGQPQPVENFIDTDPQRISWSSSLLARFKRKERINVGSNQITTSIYRPFNRQQLCFDPRLIHRPAQHASYFHSGQRNHGFYYVGAGSAVPFSVLMIDAIPDLHVTGAGSGGQFFPRYVYDVEPQGGTFALFDGPQRRDNITDAALATYRQLYGQEVTADDVFFAVYGLLHSEDYRREFDADLKKMLPRIPELTDPADFRAFAAAGRALSELHIGYESADLYPVELSGPIPADLRVTKMRYGGKAGNWDRTVIHVAPGVTISGIPAMAHEYKLGSRSALDWILERYQVKTDKASGIVNDPNDWGAEHGNPAYIVELIQRIVTVSVETVRIVQSLPALRYQESAE; this is translated from the coding sequence ATGACATCGATCCATGACCTGCTTGCCGAGTACGCGCAGATTGCGCCGGACACCCGCACGAAGGGGCGCCTGTTCGAGCGTCTGACGAAGGTGTTCCTGACGACGGACCCCACGTGGACGGCCCGGTTCGACGAGGTGTGGCTGTGGCAGGACTGGCCCGGCCGCGACGGCAAGCCCGACACCGGTATCGACCTCGTCGCCCGCGAGCGGCACGGCGGGGGCTGGTGTGCGATCCAGTGCAAGTTCTACGCCCCCACCTCCACCATTCAGAAGGGGGACCTGGACTCGTTCTTCACCGCGTCGGGGAAGCACCCGTTCACGTCGCGGATCGTGGTCGCGACGGCCCCGCTGGGCAAGAACGCGCAGGACGCGATGGTCGGGCAGGGTCTGCCGTCGAACCAGATCCCGATCGATGAGTTCGACCAGTCCGACATCGACTGGTCGACATACTCCTTCGACAAGCCCGACGAGGTCGCACCGCCGAAGAAGAAGCAGCTCCGCCCCCATCAGCAGGAAGCGCTCGACGCCGTCCGGTCTGGGTTCGCTGACCATGACCGCGGAAAGCTGATCATGGCGTGCGGGACCGGGAAGACGTTCACCAGTCTCCGCATCGCGGAAGACGTCGCCGGTGCCGGGGGGTCGGTTCTGTTCCTGGTGCCCTCGATCGCGTTGCTGTCGCAAACGTTGAAGGAGTGGTCCGCGGAACGCGCGATGGACATGCGGGCGTTCGCGGTCTGCTCGGACAGCAAGGTCGGCCGTGTCTCTGAGGACTTCACCGTCGCCGACCTCGCCTACCCGGCGACAACCAACACCGCGCAGCTGTTGACGGAGGTCGCGAAAAGCTCAGCGCCCGACGGACTGACTGTGTTCTTCTCCACCTACCAGTCGATTGACGTCATCGCGAAGGCGCAGGCCGAGGGGCTGGCGCCGTTCGATCTGGTGATCTGTGACGAAGCGCACCGCACCGCCGGGTTCATCCGGCAAGGCGCGGAAGAGTCCGCGTTCCTCCGGGTCCATTCGGACGATTCGATCCAGACGCAGGCGCGGCTCTACATGACCGCGACGCCGAAGATCTACGCCGAGTCCGCCCGCAGCCAGGCGGACGAGAACGCGGCGGTGCTGTACTCGATGGACGACGAAGCCGTGTTCGGGCCCGTGTTCCATCGGCTTGGGTTTGGGGAAGCTGTCGAACGGGACCTCCTCACCGACTACCGGGTCCTGGTCCTCACGATCGATGAGGACTCCATCGGGTCCGCTTTCCAGGAAACCTTCGCCGCCGACGGGGAACTGAACATCCCCGACGCTGCCCGCATCGTCGGGATCTACAACGGCCTTGCGAAGCGGGGCGTGCAGGGCATCGACACGACCGCCCCGAACGCGCACAAGCCGCTGCGCCGGGCGGTTGCGTTCTCCCGTTCCATCGCTGACTCGAAAACCGTCCGCGGATACCTCAACGGCTATGACGGTGTCGACGGCGTCCGTGCGGACAGCCTCGCCGGAGCCCGCATCGACCGGGACGCCGACGGCGACGAGCAGACGTTTCGCCTCGAAGCGGACCACGTCGACGGCGGGATGAACATCCTCGAACGGAACCAGAAGCTCGACTGGTTGAAGGCCGACACGGCGGGTGAGAACGTGTGCCGCATCCTCACCAACGCCCGCTGCCTCTCCGAAGGTGTCGACGTGCCCAGCTTGGATGCGGTCATCTTCCTCAACTCCCGCGACAGCCCCGTCGACGTCGTCCAGTCCGTCGGCCGCGTCATGCGAAAGGCCCCTGGCAAGGACTACGGCTACATCGTCCTCCCGATCGCAGTGCCCGCGGGGCAGTCACCCGAGCAGGCACTCAACGACAACACCAAGTTCAAGGTCGTCTGGGACGTCCTCCGTGCGCTCCGTGCGCATGATGAACGGTTCGAAGCGAAGATCGAACAGATCGACCTCAACGGCCGCACGGACACCGGCCCCGTCATAGGCACGCACTATGACGACCACGACCTGCCCGAGCCAGCACCGGGCACGGCGACCCCAGAGACGTCGCAGATTCCGCTCGACATGAGCGTTCTGGGGGCGGACTGGCAGAACGCCATCTACGCCCGCATCGTCGACAAGGTCGGCGAACGCGACTACTGGGAGAACTGGGCCAAAGACGTCGCCGACATCGCCGGCCGGCAGATCGCGCGCATCACCAGCCTCGTCGACGGCTCCAACGAGAGTCTGCGGACCGAGTTCACTCGCTTCGTGAAGGGACTGCAGGACAACCTCAACCCGGGCGTCAGCGAGCCGCAGGCGATCGAGATGCTCTCCCAGCACCTCATCACCCAACCCGTCTTCGATGCCCTCTTCGCCGGCCACGCCTTCAGTGACCACAACCCGGTGTCGCAGGTCATGCAGCGCATGGTCGACGCCCTCGAAGAGCAGAACCTCACCACCGAAACCAGCGACCTCGCTGGCTTCTACGCCGGCGTGCAACGCACCGTCGCCGGGATCACCGACGCGTCCGGCCGGCAGACGATCATCAAGCGGCTGTACGAGAAGTTCTTCACCGGCGCCTTCCGCGGCACCTCCGAACGGCTCGGCATCGTCTACACACCCAACGAGATCGTCGACTTCATCCTCCGCAGCGCCGACCGGCTCTCCCGCGACCACTTCGGCGCCGGCCTCACCGACCACGGCGTCCACGTCCTCGACCCATTCACCGGTACCGGCACCTTCATCGTCCGACTCCTGCAATCCGGCCTGATCACCCCGAGTGATCTCGCGCACAAGTACCGTCACGAGCTCCACGCGAACGAGATCGTGCTCCTGGCGTACTACGTCGCCGCCGTGAACATCGAGGCCACGTACAACGGCCTCCAGGGCGGTGAGTACGTGCCGTTCCCCGGCGTGGTCCTCACCGACACGTTCCAGACCGCTGAGGACGACGACACCTACGACGATCAAGGCGTGTTCGGCGACAATAACGAACGCGTGAAGCAGCAGAACGCCCTCGATATCCGCATCATCGTCGGTAACCCGCCCTACTCATCTGGGCAGGACTCCGCCAACGACAACAACCAGAACCTCAAATACCCCTACCTCGACAAGCGCATCGCCACCACCTACGCGGCCCGGTCCACGGGGCAGAACAAGAACAGCCTCTACGACTCCTACATCCGCGCCATCCGGTGGGCATCCGACCGGATCAAAGACCACGGCATCGTCGCCTACGTCACCAATGGCGGCTTCCTCGACGGCAACACCGCCGCCGGCCTCCGCCTCGCCCTCCAAGACGAGTTCACCGAGCTCTACATCCTCAACCTCCGCGGCAACACCCGCACCTCCGGCGAGCAGGCACTCAGAGAGGGCGGCCAGACCTTCGGCCCTGGCAGCCGCGCCACGATCGTCATCTCCCTGCTGGTGAAGAACCCGGACCGGCCGTCCTCCAGAACGATCCACTACCGCGACATCGGGGACTACCTCACCCGCGACGACAAACTCGGACTCCTCGAGCAGTATGGAGACTCCGACGGCGTCCCGTGGCGGCAGATTACCCCGAACAAACACGGCGACTGGATCAACCAACGCAACGACGCCTTCGCGGCCTTCACCGCGATCGGGGATCGCAAAGCGCCCGAGACGGCGATCTTCCGTAGCTTCTCAGCCGGGCTACAAACCAACCGGGACGCCTGGGTATACAACTCGTCTGAACCAGCCCTTCGCGGCAACGTCACCAGCATGATCGACGCCTACAACGCCGAACTCGACCGCTGGCAACGCGCCGGCCAACCCCAACCTGTCGAAAACTTCATCGACACCGATCCCCAACGCATCAGCTGGTCTTCGTCGCTACTCGCCCGCTTCAAACGTAAAGAGCGAATCAACGTCGGCAGCAACCAAATCACAACAAGTATTTATCGTCCCTTCAACCGTCAGCAGCTGTGCTTCGACCCTCGCCTCATTCACCGGCCCGCTCAGCACGCGTCGTACTTCCACTCGGGCCAGCGCAACCATGGCTTCTACTACGTGGGAGCCGGTTCGGCAGTCCCTTTCTCGGTCTTGATGATCGACGCAATCCCTGATCTGCATGTGACCGGAGCCGGGTCGGGCGGTCAGTTCTTCCCTCGGTACGTGTACGACGTCGAGCCACAGGGCGGAACGTTTGCGCTGTTCGACGGACCACAGCGGCGCGACAACATCACCGACGCCGCCCTCGCCACCTACCGACAGCTGTACGGGCAGGAAGTCACTGCTGATGACGTGTTCTTCGCTGTTTACGGACTCTTGCACTCCGAGGACTACCGACGCGAGTTCGACGCTGATCTGAAGAAAATGCTGCCGCGCATCCCGGAACTGACAGATCCGGCCGACTTCCGGGCGTTTGCGGCGGCAGGTCGGGCGCTGTCCGAGCTGCACATTGGGTACGAAAGCGCCGACTTGTACCCGGTAGAGCTCAGTGGGCCGATTCCCGCTGACCTGCGCGTGACGAAGATGCGGTACGGCGGCAAGGCGGGCAACTGGGACCGTACGGTCATTCACGTAGCGCCCGGCGTGACGATCAGTGGCATCCCAGCCATGGCGCACGAATACAAGCTTGGCTCTCGGTCGGCACTCGACTGGATCCTCGAGCGATACCAAGTCAAGACCGACAAGGCCTCAGGCATCGTCAACGACCCCAACGACTGGGGTGCCGAGCACGGCAATCCGGCGTACATCGTTGAGCTAATCCAACGCATCGTGACCGTCAGTGTCGAAACGGTGCGCATCGTGCAGAGCCTGCCGGCACTGCGGTACCAGGAATCCGCTGAATGA
- a CDS encoding SAVED domain-containing protein, with translation MTDDDVAAPMRRVRPTPLAEREIWAKSAGRCNFCAKYLFAEEFDYKPIAVGQIAHQVGATDGPKSPRGQAPLTADERSEPSNLMLLCQPHHQMIDGDPDRFPVDWLQQTKHDFETRVREATNFASLEPSAAVVLTAPIRGNDVSITREQISEALQFESLRFAGEHYRDSTLEVRLQLPESREESWNAGQMTIHHRLERLQSMVDDVGAESVSLFALGPIPFLVDLGASVGNKYPVNVFEPHSVGSRTRWRWPVEPGEPNEFAIDVPSPDQSATELVVSVSLTAAVQLDRVPGPVAALPRASLRIDGEPRVGAINSQETLRNFVRAWRTLLQRVEDAFPSATRVHLVAAVGCAAAIELGRWRMRDAHPEFVVYQLLEDHTYQEAITIR, from the coding sequence GTGACTGATGACGATGTGGCCGCACCAATGAGACGGGTGCGCCCCACGCCGCTCGCGGAACGGGAAATCTGGGCCAAGTCAGCAGGCCGGTGCAACTTCTGCGCCAAGTACCTCTTCGCCGAGGAATTTGACTACAAGCCCATTGCGGTCGGCCAGATCGCCCACCAGGTCGGTGCTACAGACGGTCCGAAGTCACCCCGAGGCCAGGCGCCCCTTACGGCAGACGAGCGATCGGAGCCCTCGAACCTGATGCTGCTGTGCCAGCCCCATCATCAGATGATCGACGGCGATCCCGACCGTTTCCCCGTGGACTGGCTGCAGCAGACGAAGCACGATTTTGAGACCCGCGTACGAGAGGCCACGAACTTCGCCTCACTCGAGCCCAGCGCCGCCGTCGTGCTGACGGCTCCGATCCGCGGCAACGACGTATCGATCACGCGGGAGCAGATCTCCGAGGCGTTGCAGTTCGAGAGCCTTCGCTTCGCTGGTGAGCACTACCGGGACTCAACTCTGGAGGTCCGACTTCAGCTACCCGAGAGCCGCGAGGAGTCGTGGAACGCGGGACAGATGACCATCCATCACAGGCTTGAACGACTTCAGTCGATGGTCGATGATGTCGGGGCGGAGTCTGTGAGTCTGTTCGCGCTAGGGCCTATCCCATTCCTCGTCGACCTTGGTGCATCGGTTGGCAACAAGTACCCCGTCAACGTGTTCGAGCCGCACAGCGTGGGCAGTCGAACCCGCTGGCGGTGGCCTGTCGAGCCCGGCGAGCCGAACGAGTTCGCCATCGATGTCCCGTCCCCAGACCAATCAGCAACCGAGCTGGTCGTATCCGTGTCGCTAACGGCGGCGGTCCAACTCGATCGGGTGCCAGGTCCGGTCGCCGCGCTGCCGCGGGCAAGTCTTCGCATTGATGGCGAGCCGCGAGTCGGCGCGATCAACTCGCAAGAGACGCTTCGAAACTTCGTCCGAGCTTGGCGGACGCTTCTGCAACGGGTCGAGGACGCGTTCCCTTCTGCAACGAGGGTCCACCTCGTCGCGGCCGTCGGATGCGCCGCCGCGATCGAACTTGGCCGATGGCGTATGCGCGACGCCCACCCCGAGTTCGTCGTCTATCAGCTACTCGAAGACCACACGTACCAAGAGGCGATCACTATTCGTTGA
- a CDS encoding cyclic GMP-AMP synthase DncV-like nucleotidyltransferase, with product MKLAAHFDTLLTDRVNLSASRLQSLENRAGSIYAALNRDETLGPMVHDMSQQGSWAQKTIINPSGGRDFDADFTLHLADDSSWTPKDYLNATRKALNDHHDYTGMTLNRKTRCVRVLYANDFHVDVVPSIERGGVRHIANYDDNIWEPTNPSGFTTWMQAKDADTHGNLRKVIRLFKWVRDNRNSFNGVRSILLTTMLGDRVSSANEIHDSGYYADLPSSFFHLVNDLDAYVWARENKPSVTDPSGTGLTFDHRWTQETYANFRQRLHTIADTTTQAYESTDKDESVELWQSLFGPGFKEAGVSTGRQRFGKPEESAASSFIAGRAG from the coding sequence GTGAAGCTCGCCGCCCACTTTGACACGCTGTTGACGGATCGCGTCAACCTCAGCGCGTCTCGTCTTCAGTCACTCGAAAACCGCGCGGGTAGTATCTACGCCGCGTTGAACCGGGACGAAACGCTCGGTCCGATGGTGCACGACATGTCGCAGCAGGGTTCCTGGGCGCAGAAAACCATCATCAACCCGTCAGGTGGGCGCGATTTCGATGCGGACTTCACGCTGCACCTCGCCGACGATTCGTCGTGGACCCCGAAGGACTACCTCAACGCCACCCGCAAGGCGCTGAACGACCACCACGACTACACCGGGATGACGCTGAATCGGAAGACGCGCTGCGTCCGCGTCCTCTACGCAAACGACTTCCACGTTGACGTCGTCCCGTCCATCGAGCGCGGCGGTGTCCGCCACATTGCAAATTACGACGACAACATCTGGGAGCCGACGAACCCGTCCGGGTTTACCACCTGGATGCAGGCGAAGGACGCCGACACACATGGCAACCTCCGTAAGGTGATTCGCTTGTTCAAGTGGGTACGGGACAACCGCAACAGCTTCAACGGGGTCCGCTCCATCTTGCTGACGACGATGCTTGGCGATCGCGTGTCCTCTGCCAACGAGATCCACGACTCTGGCTACTACGCCGATCTGCCATCTTCGTTCTTCCACCTCGTCAATGACCTCGACGCTTACGTGTGGGCACGCGAGAACAAGCCGTCGGTGACAGACCCGTCCGGGACGGGTCTCACGTTCGACCATCGCTGGACCCAAGAGACGTACGCGAACTTCCGTCAGCGGCTGCACACGATCGCCGACACCACCACTCAGGCGTACGAGTCGACAGACAAGGACGAGAGCGTCGAGCTGTGGCAGAGCCTGTTCGGCCCGGGGTTCAAAGAGGCCGGCGTCTCTACTGGCCGGCAGCGTTTTGGGAAGCCGGAGGAGTCGGCAGCGTCGTCCTTCATCGCGGGTCGCGCTGGATGA
- a CDS encoding ThiF family adenylyltransferase, which translates to MTAHRQPTDWQMAFLGETRTLANDPHFPIRLNERRQVDSLGHLVLLITINTGDVAREPGGLALDLHEQVEVHVRKDSARPPAVTVAHDRFVGAPHVLYGRELCLYLDPAREWDPAGGAIGFFNRLYDWLADAAEGRFSARDSLYHAIGGVPAGAENGEMLSVRSQMPDKPALFWATRRSARRIDVRGNAVEGAVPAVFLPVAAPLPYGVGDTIGTLINRLRAAEDSNIAMMVRTLQNAANRPAAADGMYMLLGIPHPAGGERHVAAGWIDEDGITALRAITPATAMAAITWRAMSDDRPGVSTRRDVGTHAAGFLGSTVTLIGCGALGSWFAEFVVRAGVARIVLADPAMITRGLLVRQNYVELDVGRPKDDALAARLQAIADDVNVDVLTDLDHSAAVAAFTSADFIVDATANLAAGVDLETALTHLECDGAVVAQLATDPSTGSRGIVTVRGIGDTRSLASIDHTIGRSVLEQPQLEAYHGFWRRAAPSDQVTPVRGCSIPTFHGSAADEAAVAAMAVSALGRHRGGTSTGAHLFALPTGAADAPPALWVDAPTAGMEGS; encoded by the coding sequence ATGACCGCTCATCGCCAGCCGACCGACTGGCAGATGGCATTCCTGGGCGAGACGCGCACGCTCGCGAACGACCCGCACTTCCCAATCCGGCTGAATGAACGTCGACAAGTCGACTCGCTTGGCCACCTCGTGCTGCTGATCACCATCAATACCGGCGACGTCGCCCGCGAACCAGGCGGGCTCGCCCTGGACTTGCATGAACAGGTCGAAGTTCACGTCCGCAAGGACTCGGCTCGACCACCGGCCGTGACGGTTGCCCACGACCGGTTCGTCGGGGCACCACATGTCCTCTACGGCCGCGAACTGTGTCTGTACTTAGATCCGGCCCGCGAGTGGGATCCTGCCGGCGGTGCTATCGGATTCTTCAACCGACTCTACGACTGGCTGGCGGACGCTGCCGAGGGCCGGTTCTCGGCACGCGATTCGCTGTACCACGCGATCGGCGGCGTCCCGGCGGGCGCAGAGAACGGCGAGATGCTATCCGTGCGATCGCAGATGCCAGACAAACCGGCGCTGTTTTGGGCCACCCGCCGGTCGGCCCGACGCATTGATGTTCGGGGCAATGCCGTCGAAGGCGCCGTCCCCGCTGTGTTCCTTCCCGTCGCGGCGCCCCTGCCCTATGGCGTCGGGGACACGATCGGCACGCTCATCAACCGGCTCAGGGCGGCGGAGGACTCCAACATCGCAATGATGGTGCGGACGTTGCAAAACGCCGCGAACCGGCCCGCCGCTGCGGATGGCATGTACATGCTCCTCGGCATCCCTCATCCCGCTGGCGGAGAACGCCACGTCGCGGCCGGCTGGATCGACGAAGACGGGATCACCGCGCTGCGGGCCATCACTCCTGCGACGGCGATGGCGGCGATCACATGGCGGGCTATGTCTGACGACCGGCCTGGCGTCTCGACCCGGCGCGACGTTGGAACCCACGCTGCTGGATTCCTTGGCAGCACGGTGACCCTCATCGGATGCGGGGCGCTCGGTTCTTGGTTCGCCGAGTTCGTCGTGCGCGCTGGGGTCGCGCGGATCGTGCTGGCAGATCCGGCGATGATCACCCGGGGACTACTCGTGCGTCAGAACTACGTCGAACTGGATGTCGGTCGTCCAAAGGATGACGCCCTCGCCGCGCGACTGCAAGCCATCGCCGACGATGTCAATGTCGATGTACTGACTGACCTTGATCACTCCGCAGCCGTCGCAGCGTTCACCAGTGCCGATTTCATCGTCGACGCAACCGCGAATCTCGCGGCCGGCGTCGATCTTGAGACCGCGTTGACGCACCTCGAATGCGATGGTGCCGTTGTGGCTCAGCTGGCGACGGACCCTTCCACCGGGTCCCGTGGGATCGTCACGGTGCGCGGCATCGGCGACACCCGTTCCTTGGCGTCCATCGATCACACGATTGGGCGGTCTGTACTCGAGCAGCCGCAGCTGGAGGCCTACCACGGGTTTTGGAGGAGGGCTGCACCCAGTGATCAAGTCACACCAGTTCGCGGCTGCTCGATTCCGACGTTTCACGGGTCCGCCGCCGACGAAGCGGCCGTCGCAGCGATGGCGGTCTCGGCGCTAGGGAGGCACCGAGGCGGCACGTCGACGGGGGCACATTTGTTCGCGCTGCCGACCGGCGCTGCCGACGCACCCCCGGCACTGTGGGTCGACGCCCCAACAGCCGGAATGGAGGGCTCGTGA
- the dnaB gene encoding replicative DNA helicase, whose amino-acid sequence MSIAHLDPAPQDYAERGGMERTPPHDLLAEQSTIGGMLLSKDAVADVIETARGVDFYVPKHEVIFDAILSLYSHGEPTDVIAVTDELTKTGLLSRAGGAEYLHSVTSMVPTAANAGYYAGIVAEKAVLRRLVDAGTRIVQMGYASEGEVTDLVNSAQAEVYNVAGGVQTEDYVPLTDAISAALDEIEAAKGRDGQMTGVPTGFAQLDGLTNGFHPGQLIIIAARPALGKSTLALDLCRAAAVKHNETAAFFSLEMGRAEIAMRLLSAESSVPLQNMRKGTVDSRDWTTIAQTRGRINDAPFFIDDSPNMTLVEIRAKCRRLKQQHNLRMVVIDYLQLMTSGKKVESRQQEVSEFSRALKLMAKELQVPVVALSQLNRGPEQRADKKPQISDLRESGSIEQDADMVILLHRESAYEKDNPRQGEADLIVAKHRNGPTDTITVAFHGMFSRFVDMPQ is encoded by the coding sequence GTGTCGATCGCGCATCTGGACCCGGCGCCGCAGGACTACGCCGAGCGCGGCGGGATGGAACGCACTCCCCCGCACGACCTGCTCGCCGAGCAGTCGACCATCGGCGGCATGCTCCTGTCGAAGGACGCCGTCGCCGACGTCATCGAGACCGCCCGCGGCGTCGACTTCTACGTGCCCAAGCACGAGGTCATCTTCGACGCGATCCTGTCGCTCTACTCGCACGGCGAGCCCACCGACGTCATCGCCGTCACCGACGAGCTGACCAAGACCGGCCTGCTGTCCCGCGCCGGCGGTGCCGAGTACCTGCACAGCGTCACCAGCATGGTGCCGACCGCCGCGAACGCCGGCTACTACGCCGGCATCGTGGCCGAGAAGGCCGTGCTCCGCCGTCTCGTCGACGCCGGCACCCGCATCGTGCAGATGGGCTACGCCAGCGAGGGCGAGGTCACCGACCTGGTCAACAGCGCCCAGGCCGAGGTCTACAACGTCGCCGGCGGGGTGCAGACCGAGGACTACGTCCCCCTCACCGACGCCATCTCCGCCGCCCTCGACGAGATCGAGGCCGCGAAGGGCCGCGACGGCCAGATGACCGGCGTGCCCACCGGGTTCGCGCAGCTCGACGGCCTGACCAACGGGTTCCACCCCGGTCAGCTCATCATCATCGCCGCGCGCCCCGCGCTCGGGAAGTCAACGCTCGCGCTCGACCTCTGCCGCGCGGCCGCCGTCAAGCACAACGAGACCGCCGCGTTCTTCTCGCTCGAGATGGGGCGCGCCGAGATCGCCATGCGCCTGCTCTCCGCCGAGTCGAGCGTGCCGCTGCAGAACATGCGCAAGGGCACCGTCGACTCCCGCGACTGGACCACCATCGCGCAGACCCGCGGCCGCATCAACGACGCCCCGTTCTTCATCGACGACTCCCCCAACATGACCCTCGTCGAGATCCGCGCCAAGTGCCGCCGCCTCAAGCAGCAGCACAACCTGCGCATGGTCGTCATCGACTACCTGCAGCTGATGACCTCGGGCAAGAAGGTCGAGAGCCGCCAGCAGGAGGTCTCCGAGTTCTCGCGTGCGCTGAAGCTCATGGCGAAGGAGCTCCAGGTCCCCGTCGTCGCGCTGTCCCAGCTGAACCGAGGCCCCGAGCAGCGAGCCGACAAGAAGCCGCAGATCTCGGATCTGCGCGAGTCGGGATCGATCGAGCAGGACGCCGACATGGTCATCCTGCTCCACCGTGAGTCGGCCTACGAGAAGGACAACCCGCGCCAGGGCGAGGCGGACCTCATCGTCGCCAAGCACCGCAACGGGCCGACGGACACCATCACGGTGGCGTTCCACGGGATGTTCTCGCGGTTCGTGGACATGCCGCAGTAG